The Streptomyces achromogenes genome window below encodes:
- a CDS encoding Nramp family divalent metal transporter, which translates to MADTTEPPTGYTKDTEAPSGTDQTPRKSSWKYIGPGIVVAATGVGAGDLVATLIAGSNFGYTLLWAAVVGCLVKISLAEAAGRWHLSTGRTLFDGWAGLGRWTTWFFGVYLVVWGFVYGAAAMSSSALPLQALFPDVLGLKSWAVACGLVGLVFVWFNKYAVFEKVMTVLVGVMFVVTVYLAVRVTPNLGDAFAGLLPVLPDEKDSVLNTLGLIGGVGGTITLAAYGYWVNAKGWTNTGWMKVMRLDNRVAYLTTGVFVVAMLFVGAELLHSANVSIASGDKGLVQLSDILEAKYGAATAKFFLIGFFATSFTSLIGVWHGVSLMFADFYARLRGGSDTTGTEVASGERERSWPFRAYLLWLTFPPIVLLFQGQPFRLVILYGVLGAAFLPFLAGTLLWLLNSSRTPREWRNGLLSNAMLALAGLLFLVLCVKQIWDQPWSEFF; encoded by the coding sequence ATGGCGGACACCACGGAACCCCCCACGGGCTACACCAAGGACACCGAGGCTCCATCCGGCACCGACCAGACCCCCCGAAAGTCCAGCTGGAAGTACATCGGACCCGGCATCGTGGTCGCGGCGACCGGCGTCGGCGCCGGTGACCTCGTGGCCACCCTCATCGCGGGCAGCAACTTCGGCTACACCCTGCTCTGGGCGGCGGTCGTCGGCTGCCTGGTCAAGATCTCCCTCGCCGAGGCGGCCGGCCGCTGGCACCTGTCCACCGGCCGCACGCTCTTCGACGGCTGGGCGGGGCTCGGCCGTTGGACGACCTGGTTCTTCGGCGTCTACCTCGTCGTCTGGGGCTTCGTCTACGGCGCGGCGGCGATGTCGTCGAGCGCGCTGCCGCTGCAGGCACTGTTCCCGGACGTGCTGGGCCTCAAGTCGTGGGCCGTCGCCTGCGGTCTGGTCGGCCTGGTGTTCGTCTGGTTCAACAAGTACGCCGTCTTCGAGAAGGTCATGACGGTCCTGGTGGGCGTCATGTTCGTGGTCACGGTGTACCTGGCGGTCCGCGTCACCCCGAACCTCGGCGACGCCTTCGCGGGCCTGCTGCCGGTCCTGCCGGACGAGAAGGACTCCGTCCTCAACACCCTCGGCCTGATCGGCGGCGTGGGCGGCACCATCACGCTGGCCGCGTACGGCTACTGGGTCAACGCCAAGGGCTGGACGAACACCGGCTGGATGAAGGTCATGCGGCTGGACAACCGCGTCGCCTACCTCACGACCGGAGTCTTCGTCGTCGCCATGCTCTTCGTCGGCGCGGAGCTGCTGCACTCGGCGAACGTGTCGATCGCGAGCGGCGACAAGGGGCTCGTCCAGCTCAGCGACATCCTGGAGGCGAAGTACGGCGCGGCGACCGCCAAGTTCTTCCTCATCGGCTTCTTCGCGACGTCCTTCACCTCCCTGATCGGCGTCTGGCACGGCGTGAGCCTGATGTTCGCCGACTTCTACGCCCGCCTGCGCGGCGGCAGCGACACGACCGGCACGGAGGTCGCCTCCGGCGAGCGGGAACGCTCCTGGCCCTTCCGGGCGTACCTGCTCTGGCTGACCTTCCCGCCGATCGTGCTGCTCTTCCAGGGCCAGCCGTTCCGCCTGGTCATCCTCTACGGCGTGCTGGGCGCCGCCTTCCTGCCGTTCCTGGCGGGGACGCTGCTGTGGCTGCTCAACTCCTCGCGCACGCCCCGCGAGTGGCGCAACGGGCTGCTGAGCAACGCGATGCTGGCACTGGCGGGGCTGCTGTTCCTGGTGCTGTGCGTCAAACAGATCTGGGACCAGCCCTGGTCGGAGTTCTTCTGA
- a CDS encoding SigE family RNA polymerase sigma factor, with product MRQVRADEYAEFAAARARHLYRSACLLTAGDTHLAEDLVQETLGRLYVRWGRVSRVDNPAGYAQTVLTRTFLAHQRKRSNREQATDVFPDLPDRRGTDSSLRLTLVQALGRLPAKDRAVVVLRYWEDRSIEETADAMNASSAAVRTRCSRALGRLRQLLGEDMSEYARP from the coding sequence ATGAGGCAGGTCCGCGCGGACGAGTACGCCGAGTTCGCGGCGGCGCGTGCCCGGCATCTGTACCGGTCGGCGTGTCTGCTCACCGCCGGGGACACGCACCTCGCCGAGGATCTGGTTCAGGAGACCCTCGGCAGACTGTACGTGCGCTGGGGACGGGTGTCCCGGGTCGACAACCCGGCCGGGTACGCGCAGACCGTCCTCACCCGCACCTTCCTCGCGCACCAGCGCAAGCGCAGCAACCGCGAACAGGCCACGGACGTGTTCCCCGACCTGCCCGACCGCAGAGGCACCGACTCCTCGCTGCGGCTGACGCTGGTGCAGGCGCTCGGGCGGCTGCCCGCCAAGGACCGGGCCGTCGTGGTGCTGCGGTACTGGGAGGACCGCTCGATAGAGGAGACCGCCGACGCCATGAACGCCAGCTCAGCGGCCGTGCGGACCCGCTGCTCCCGTGCCCTCGGACGCCTGCGGCAACTGCTCGGCGAGGACATGAGCGAGTACGCCCGGCCCTGA